The Primulina huaijiensis isolate GDHJ02 chromosome 9, ASM1229523v2, whole genome shotgun sequence genomic interval tcgtaGGGTGGTTATCCTCATCCATTCTCCTCCTCGGTTCGACGGGCTCCTGAGGAACATCTTGACCTCGACCTTCCCCTCTCTGATCCCCAACCCTTTGATTTATCCATGGAGGGCCTTGACCACGCCTAGGGGACGGGCGATACTTCGGTCGACTCCCGGATGCGGATCCTTCTCGTCTGTCCCGCGAAGGCAATCTAGCACTGCTCTTAACCATTCGTGACTTCTCCCACCTCCCTTCGGGCTCCCTCACCTCCATCACCTCGTCACGACTCCAATCTAGAGGAACATGTGATGAGAATTGTCTTATGTCCCTAGCTTTATCCTCCTGCCTTTCCCCTGCACCCCTCTTCCTTCTTCCTCTCTCTGCTCCCTCAACTCTTCCTCCCCCAGGccgctgctccatcctcttGTGTCGTTGGGCATCCTctagatttatatattttttcgccCGAGATAACAGATCATCATAACTTGATGGAGGTTTCTTGACCAACGATTTAAAGAACTCCCCTCCTCTCAGTCCTTGGGTAAatgcacttatcatgatgtcagggGAAGCAGTTGGTATATCCAGCGCTACATCGTTGAAACGCCGGATAAATTCTCGCAGAGTTTCATTTTCTTGCTGCTTCATCACAAACAAGCTTAAATAATTTCTTTGTTGCTTTCTGCTGCTAGAGAATCTATGCAAGAAAGCAACagaaaaatcctcgaaagatcGTAGGAAGTTGggctgcaaggtgttaaaccattgctgggctgacctcaccaacgtgcccagaaacaccctACACTTGACTCCATCTGAATACTGATGCAACAGAGCCGCATTCTCAAATCTTCCCAAGTGTTCTTCGGAGTTAGTATGTCCGTCATATTCTCCCACGTTTGGCTATCGGAAACTTGGAGGAAGCCCTTTTTCCAAGATGGCTATTGAAAAAGGACTTCCTCTCTTGTGTACCGGCGCCCTGCTTCCTACCTGCTTTCTCAACATCCATATCTCCTTCCACATCTTccccatctcactaatctccccaCTTTGGAGGGACTGTGACTCTTCAACCCTACTCTGGTGGGCTTCGACATTCTCCTCTCGCTCCTGGCGAGCGGCCTGCTCTCCTACAAACATAGACCCTTGATTCCTCTTCATGGCCTCATCCGCTGTCTGGTTGATAAATTGGCCCAACTGTTCCAGTGTCAAGTTCCCCACATTCTCATTGGGACGGGGTTGCTCGGCCCTGGTCTCGTGACGAGTTTGTTTAGCTCTTGTCTCCTGACAGGGTTGTTCCTGCCTCGTCTCAAGACGCGGTTGTTCCTGCCTGGTCTCAGCATGAGATTGTTCGGCTCTCACCTGAGGACGTGACAATGCTGAGTTAGTTCTTCTGTTTCCTCCTCTGCTTACCATCTCTACTTCTCAGCCCAaacttcccacagacggcgccaagtgatactcacgggaaatttcaGGTCCGATCCCAACGAGCGTCACTAGTTCAGACGTGGGCTTTAAGATCAGCATGAGcttgaaatcaagaataagaccgttagaagggggccaggagtgtgtcctggcgtagcccctccgacgctcaagtcagagactgaggatatattgGGGAGCAGCTAAgagtgctgctgaaaacaatatagtgaatttttgaaataaacactcaaacctggtatttataggagaatacatgggcCCTTGATGGGCTTCTCTTCCATTTGGGCTAGGGATGAGCCAGGGGTAgtgggctcatccatggggtatcaatataaatacaacatcttgaagattaAATACTGACTTTGgaaggggattcaaagcatgggcaggcTACATAAAGAAATTAGCTAGAATGAGAGCAATCTCCAGTAtgaggatacatttgatatATACTTACACTGTAAAAAtcatcactcacacatatacatgagTGTTGAGCTTCAAATTTTagatgagtgagtcttcacacaaagacattaagATGGTGTTTGTATTCTTGGCATAAGATacgttaaacattatgcggATTTTGAGGTTGCGGTctacaatcgagagtgtgctaggagtttcgATTAGGCAATGAATAAGTCTTAAGTCGAAATGTGTTTGTACAAGGAGTTATatatatcaaagtcttttattAAATCTTTTCTTAGGGGAAGAAGGAATGGCATATGAGTTGTTAATCTCTgaacatctataaacaaatttgcgtctatttatttattgaatttatttacttgttactatttttaagatgcattgttgaagcattttatgtgttcttcaaaaaCCGTTTTTACATTtaacttgcatatttttttaaatattttaccaaaTATTTAATCAGTTTCAATGAATGATTATTTTAAGTGTGTTCCGCTtaattttaaaaccaaacttGTTTTAATTTAATCGGTGTTCAATACTACAATAACTGAGCTGTTGTAGTTCAATTATTATTCCCCAATTGATCCTATCATTGTGCAGAGAGTTCGTTGAATCTTAAGATAACATTATATAGAGAAATTTGCAACGTTCAGATTTGAATGAATATAATTCAGTCCTACTAAGGCCATTACATAAATAGAACTAAATACCACGTGTCACTTGTcttttatcaaaatataatagAGCTATAAATGTCTAGTGTACTGTCATCAAACAACCATaattttttgtcttttattCTCATAACATTATTTGATAATCAGAACTGTTTATTATATGTTTTCACCAATTAAAGAAATATATCAGATTCTAGCCGACAAAACGATTCAGTAGtcagtaaatatatatatatatttggattaATCAGTATAGACTTTCTTCCTCTTAATTCGGTAAACCCACAAAATCTGAGAAAGGATATTATGAATAAGAGCGTGAGGGGTCTGCTCAAAATGAGCGAAGGGCTTCTGAAATATGGTCTGCTAGATTTCTTGTTTTCTGAAGTTTAATACTTGTGTATTTTTATGGCTTATAGCCcatcaccaaaacttataaatagcCAACATaatttattccaaaaaatatttgttaacactttaattaaaatattgatacactaatatatatatatatgatatcatACGtacaattattaatatattaatttagagtaatatcaaaacatatttaagtAATGAAACGATTAGAATTTCGAAATTAATATAATGTGTATGACTACTTAAACTTATATGAACAAAAAGGTCGATGAATTCTTCTGAATTTAGTTAAAtactatatatttatttgagaatATTTTCGAaacgatataaaaaaattcattgaaaCTTTGAAGAAATTTATGGAAAAAACATTTGTCCATGTTTtctcattttaatttatttagtgCGTCAAAACAACAAGACGAGtactgtttaaaatataatttagctTTTTTAGccctatttttttattacattatAGATGTTttgaatatcatatattatttatctattatatttgaaatcatTTTTCAACTATCTTTCTCCATCCCAAACGGCCAAACGTATGGAGACCtttcatttataaattattatgtcTCTACAAGCTGATATTATATGTATACACGcacatatatacataaatcataaatacatgtgtgtgtgtgtatatatatctatatatatctctctgtgtgtgtgtgtgtgtgtcgggGAGAGGGGGGGAGGGGTGGGTTGGGTTCTGCATGTATGTACAAGATGAGTTACAGGCACGGGGTCCCTTGTCCTTGGAAAAATACTGCAAAGATGGGATTGACATTAATGATATGGATAAATATTATCAGTCCAAGTTATGCAAATATTGAATGCATACATTTGAGTATCCAGTCAGACGGATTTCCTATGGGTGATCtttcatgaaaataatattatttatattattaaatgtattattttttatttcgattATAATCGAATCGATTCATCTCATTAATATAAATCTATGAAAGACTTTTGAGAAAACTAGTACACTATCTCAAAATAATTCGTTTATCTGGTATACAATATGCATGGACCTGAAATACATGTTATTCTCAGCTTTTAATTGGAGGATTTCGGAGACAACTGACAATTCGGAAAGAACAAAAAaacatggattttttttaaaaaattgaccGTTTATATACAAAGAAATAAGGCAGATTTTCTTCTAAATTCTCGACAAATAGTTAAATGTGTGTTAAGTTTTTATTAGATCGAATATTTCTATGCAGTTTTTGattcacataaaaaatatttttgcagtTCCTGGGTCCATAATTGTTTTTCGAATGAAAttcgattaaaaaaattgaaaatatggaATACATATATGATATTGCAAAACAAAGTGTTTTACATCTGatacaaagataaaattttgaacataaAATTGAAACAACTATATTAATATCGATAATTTCTACACTTGTTTGTTTGTtcgaatatcatatattagtaccacaaatttaatgttttataccaattttcatccgaaaaaacatgtatcattaataaaaaatttgttatacatgtttgatactcaaaaatcatatattagtgtcaaatctaaaacatttaatactcaaatataatatatcaatatcagattttcaatgttttgatccgaattttgaaaaaagacgtgtcattaattaaaatttgttaTATATGTTTTGGAACTcggaaatcatatattaatatcatatctgAAAAATTTAATACTCTAATATCATTTATTAATAGTAGTTTTTAAAAATTCCATATCAAATTTTCATATGAAAAAAACGtgttattaatatcaaaatttattatatatatttgagtactcaaaaatcatatattagtattagatctaaaatatttagttctgaaatatcatatatttgtttcaaattttcaatattttatactGAATTTCATCCGAAAAACACGTGAGCTCAGGGAATGCAGAAAACATTTTTTTAGTTAGTCGGATACTTTAGAAAAAAATCGGTATGACAAGGAGTAAACACATATTTAATTACAAGGATAAAGATTTATTGAATCATGGAATGGGATTTGAATGCAACAACAACAatagtaataatattaaaattattacaaaGTCATTATAATTGAATTATACTTGAgggtgaaaaaataaaaactcaaacaTTGTTTGTTAATGAAGATTACGTATCATTGAACGATCTTTTGCAATGAAGAATGGCTCCTTGAATCCCATCCTGCACCTGCAACAGCGAGTCATCGCGGCGGTTGCAAGCCATCTTAGTCGTTGGAACCGCCGCCACGGCTGCCGAAGCCGGCCTGCTCCTGCCGGCCAGAAGCCCCATTTGCATCCATTGCTTTTGACTGGTCTTCGCATGGCCGGACGCCGCCGCGTCCACAACCTTCACATTCCCATCCTTCCCTTTCTCCGCGGCGATAAGTACTGGAGGCAGAACCCCGCTGCAGGTCTCTGCACCTGGTATGTCTAGCTGCCCATAAAACTTCAGTTTCCCTACGTTACCCTTTGAAATACGTACATACAAAGGCTTCACCATTTTAAAGTAATGTTTCTTTGATTTTCTGTCCTCTTGAACTCCATTTGACTCTAAATTCTCCCCATTTTGTTTCGACTCTTCtccttgttttttttctttagaATCATTCTCTTTACTAAACAGAGATGAGAAGGGCATTTTTACTTCCTCAAccttaaatttaaaagaaaagaacttGCGACCCATTTCACCATGGTTTCCTTCCGTTTTTGACATGTTCTCTGTTTGTTCAGGCTTAGATTTCTTCAGCTTCAGCAGGACTACACCAAATTTTGCCGCTGCTTTCAGTACAGAAACTGGGAATTTACATTTTTGATCAGAATCATGCAGTAAAACACTTGAAGACTCGATGGGAACTAATTCTCCATTAAACAAGAGCTCGTCTGAAGTGGTCACATTTTCTTCAGTACATCCGTCGCTGGTGACTCTGGAGTTTAGCTTAGCTTCCTTTTCATTATCCGAGTCTTCTCCATAAGACGATCCATGGCCTCCATTTTCAGGTTTTCGAGATTTGTTGTCATCTTCTTGGTCTTTCTCTGTTGGTTCTTCGTCAATATCATCTTCAGGGAGGGTGAATTCCAGATCAAAATACGGCCCGTCTTCTCCATCGGAGGAGTATGGACTCACGTCGGCGGCGATGATGGTATTGGTGGTGTCGCCGTCTTCCGTGAATGTAGTCGCTGCTCCACGCAGGTGTTTCGCCAGTAAACTGAAAGCTTCCATTATTTGAAGCGACAGTGTCTTAATGAGGGGAATGGGATAAAGTGATCGCTGCTATATATATTACAATGCATACATAATATCTCTAAACTGAAAATCAACTATTAATGTTTACAAGTTATAAACTGATCTCGAATCTAGCTCGAATCTATACATAATCTTGTGGATTAAAAGTCCACACGAGATTCgtttcaaatttaaaactttgatGTCAGATTATAAACTTCTGtctataaaataaaagttgatGTAAAAAGAACATAATGAGCAAATAAAGAGTTGGGGACAATAATGTCTTCATAAACAATAACTTTGTGTAAATGTTTACAAGTAATGTCAGGATAGTCATGTGATGGTTGCAGATTGTGGACTCACCAAAATGTCTAGAATTAATTTATTGCAATTCACGGGTTTTTTATGAAATGGAAGGAcgatgtttaatttttatatatgaacTTCGATATTGTCGTTTAAAATTATGTTAGATGATATATATCTGGCTTATACTAATCAAGTCACGTTTTGATCTGATCGTCGAATCATCTTCTTTCGCCGGACATTAATAACATGTACGTTGAATATTCAGGGTAAGAAAAATTTAGGATTCGAGTCGAGCTAGAAATTTGTCCTTATCAGATTCATGTCTTAATTTATGAAGCATTTTGAGGAGTCCCCAATATAGGAAGAtaaatagatagatagatatcaGTTTCACTCTGATTTGTTTGGAAGGGTGGGGGACTACTAATTCTACTAATTCTATTCCATCATTGCCAACACAAGTGGCCAAGGGACATTTCTACGGTTTCGAATGAGTTTCGGATCCGGATATTTATGCCAGTATATATGGATCCGAACACtgacataatatatataaagtaattctattgtgagacgatctcaagaATCTTTATGTGTGAGATgtgtcaaccctatcgatattcacaataaaaagtaatactcttaacataaaaagtaatattttttcatagatgacccaaataagagatctgtctcacaaaatacgacccgtaaaaccgtctcacacaagtttttgcctatataTATCAGTGTACGTGGTATGATGTGTGCttgtatatattaaaaatatatatacatatatgtgtattttatgttttagaaataaaaaataatttagttaACATTTTGATttgtaatatattatatatattaaatagatttttcttttaaaaagtaTTGGTatctaaataaatttataatatagaaaataattatatatttgttagttagctaaaattttgatgtatatacaaatatttttctcatcTTGTAAATTTAGgggaaaaaaatcattaaataaatattgtgataaaaagaaaaataataataataatttagttATGTAAAACATTTACTGAATTTTTAAATTGTAGTAAAAATGATAATTTgacttgaaaaataattttaattttcaaaaatagatTTTATGTGACAAATTCGTCAGGACACTTATCAGTCCCGGTTAGAGGTggtcggtacggtataccgtaccgaaatttaggataccgtataccgtaccgaaaatatcgatatgagaaaaatgataTCGTTATCTTATCGacttttcggtataccgaaaattcagCACGATATCGGTAAAATACCGtcatacataaaatatatagaaaaatattcATTTCCCTTGTAATTTAAAGGCCAGTGATTACCAATACTAAACAATTTCTCAAGACAGACAATTTCTCAAGACAGTCAAAGAGACCAGAAAAGATTTATACAAAACAAATCCATAAAGACAATAAATACCAACCGCAACATGTGTCTGGAGATCCAAGACGTCAATTAACACCAATAAACTTCAACCGCAACTTGTACGACTTCTTCATCTGCTATCTTTGCAACAATGTCTGAGGTCCTGTGATTTATGAAGCCTGTCAGCTTTTCAACAAGTCGAGGCTCAACATCCAGTCCTCTAGCTAGCTGTAAGGTTAGGCTATAGAGATAAGACTTCTCAACAGTATAAATTCCCAACTATGAGTCGAGTTGCTTCACTGAACTTTGATTTAAACTATTCTAATATGATGAGTCCAAACAGaagttaaattctttattttggtacAGTATCGATATATATAGTttgatacaaaaaatatatattttttaatttatatatattatttcggtatataccaaaaatttcaaattatatatcgttaccataccgaaaatttcggtatcggtaccataccgtaccgaaaatttcggtagaacaaaaattttgataaatttggtatcgaaaatttcaaattccataCCGTTACCATACCGAAAATTTCAGTATCGGTaccataccgtaccgaaaatttcgataaattcggtatttttcggtacggtatatttttcggtacggtaacctcgatatatcgaaaattcgatattttttctcaCCCCTAGTCCCGTCATAATGTGCCAAATgctttttgatttaaaaaaaaaatcaaaaattgaaAGTTTATTTAAGCACAATATGGTCGAAGCTTAACAAAGGGTTAAgggttttgaaataaattttatttatcaaatgaCCATTATACCCTTTTTATTCACGGGAAGTTGTCCGGAATACTGTCAACATGTAACAATTAGACCATTAGTAAAAGTTCGTTTATCAATTTGTCATTTATTCAATACttgtatcaaattattttttttactctcATAATATCCTTGTGTAGAACTCTAGCTCAAATCATATTGCTCGTAGTTTACGAGTTGTTGGCGAGCcttgataatttattaatataatataaatattaattaattagatttcGAATCTTTCAAGTATTTATTTTCGAGCAACAGTTCGAATAGCTCGCGaacatgttcgaatctttcaAGCCAAACTCGAACCCGAACCCTGATTCGAACCAACTCAAgctaaacattttaaatttttcgatCATGAATATATCTATTTTCAACTTTAAATTTTTCATCATATTCAGCTCGATTCCATTAGTTTAGACAAAGTTTAAACGTCAACGATAATCCCAAATTCCCATGTCATATTGGGCTTTGGCTTTTGGGCCGTTAATGTGGATGCAATATTGCGGCTTTTGGGCTTGATGACATcctaattttcttgaaaatctaTTAATCAAACAGTCCGAAAAACTAATAACAGAGAtaaccttttttaaaaaaagaaatgtaATGAGTAAGAAagaaatagaaaattaaataatttaaatcgaGTGATTATTTAACAtgcaaaacaaaatatataaatcttgATTGACCAATTTGAGATTTTGATGAAGTTGGAGATATTTTTCTCCCACGTCGGATCAGTCGAGGTATAGGTTTTGATCAAAATAACGGATTTTGGACGAATTGGACAAAAAAATATGCTACT includes:
- the LOC140985082 gene encoding probable membrane-associated kinase regulator 2, yielding MEAFSLLAKHLRGAATTFTEDGDTTNTIIAADVSPYSSDGEDGPYFDLEFTLPEDDIDEEPTEKDQEDDNKSRKPENGGHGSSYGEDSDNEKEAKLNSRVTSDGCTEENVTTSDELLFNGELVPIESSSVLLHDSDQKCKFPVSVLKAAAKFGVVLLKLKKSKPEQTENMSKTEGNHGEMGRKFFSFKFKVEEVKMPFSSLFSKENDSKEKKQGEESKQNGENLESNGVQEDRKSKKHYFKMVKPLYVRISKGNVGKLKFYGQLDIPGAETCSGVLPPVLIAAEKGKDGNVKVVDAAASGHAKTSQKQWMQMGLLAGRSRPASAAVAAVPTTKMACNRRDDSLLQVQDGIQGAILHCKRSFNDT